The following coding sequences are from one Mycolicibacterium aichiense window:
- a CDS encoding sensor domain-containing diguanylate cyclase, translating into MPTYSRSFAVFLPHLRAWWSTPVDYASQVQYFTQRAISAPIQFLIGLGTGFNGVLSFVILLPSANNRVSQVAVALFAVLQLAWGWIWCRRPWPSRRMSLAFVVTADIGIAAVAISDASWLLGLFGFNAFAMISVYLMFFDGPKILVAHLLWIILSTAGFAIHVSIAGDFDVLAFTAKTLVSVGPVVATPLGIQLGIWALRNEANDSVTDPLTGLLNRRGLHLHIGDILREQAPTETEVAVMVIDLDRFKEINDTYGHAIGDEVLVRSARRVRSAVSQGALVARTGGEEFVVVDLTVPGVIQRSAEQVRHAISAPATRTVTASIGVTSLSTGVFVDGVDPVPLLETIIERADQAMFEAKRTGGDAVSYLPPVGGHR; encoded by the coding sequence GTGCCGACCTACTCGAGAAGCTTCGCCGTCTTCCTCCCGCACCTGAGGGCATGGTGGAGCACACCGGTCGATTACGCGTCGCAAGTGCAGTACTTCACCCAACGGGCCATATCGGCACCCATCCAGTTTTTGATCGGACTTGGGACCGGCTTCAACGGGGTCCTGTCATTTGTGATCCTGCTTCCATCGGCGAACAACCGGGTGTCGCAGGTCGCGGTCGCGTTGTTCGCCGTGCTTCAGCTCGCGTGGGGCTGGATATGGTGCCGACGCCCGTGGCCGTCGCGACGAATGTCGCTGGCGTTCGTCGTCACCGCGGATATCGGAATAGCTGCGGTGGCGATATCGGATGCGAGCTGGCTGCTCGGTCTGTTCGGATTCAATGCGTTCGCCATGATCTCGGTGTACCTGATGTTCTTCGACGGCCCGAAAATCCTTGTCGCGCACTTATTGTGGATAATCCTGTCGACAGCGGGCTTCGCCATTCATGTCAGCATTGCCGGCGATTTCGACGTGCTCGCGTTCACGGCGAAAACGCTTGTCTCGGTCGGGCCGGTCGTCGCGACCCCACTCGGCATTCAGCTGGGCATCTGGGCGCTGCGCAATGAGGCCAACGACTCGGTCACCGATCCGCTGACCGGTCTGTTGAACAGACGGGGACTGCACCTGCACATCGGCGACATCCTTCGCGAGCAGGCCCCTACCGAAACCGAGGTCGCCGTCATGGTGATCGATCTGGACCGCTTCAAAGAGATCAACGACACCTATGGTCATGCCATCGGTGACGAGGTCCTGGTCCGCAGTGCTCGGCGGGTGCGGTCTGCGGTGAGCCAGGGCGCGTTGGTGGCGCGCACCGGTGGTGAGGAATTCGTCGTCGTCGATCTGACCGTGCCCGGTGTGATTCAACGGAGCGCAGAACAGGTCAGGCATGCGATCAGCGCACCGGCCACCCGCACGGTCACCGCGAGTATCGGAGTCACCAGCCTGTCGACAGGCGTGTTCGTCGACGGTGTCGACCCCGTGCCACTGCTGGAGACGATCATCGAACGCGCCGACCAGGCCATGTTCGAGGCGAAGCGCACGGGTGGCGATGCGGTCAGCTATCTGCCGCCCGTGGGTGGCCACCGCTGA
- a CDS encoding FAD-dependent oxidoreductase, with protein sequence MTHHDVDVLVVGAGPAGLTAAGDLARAGRSVTVLERWATVNPSSRAFAVMARTLELLDARGLAEGVLAHGQRASQIRIFGDARLDLTHLDSPYRFVLITPQTNVDAALAGYAQAQSADIRRGIEVVGLMQDEAGVTVTARTHGDAGPLMRLRAKYVIGADGAHSTVRRLVGAEFPGTTLLSSVVLADVKLTDGPDDGLKLGNTREVFGFLAPYGRGDADGSWYRAMVWDRGHQVPDSEPVDDAEVIDVLNRAFNADVGVLEISWKSRFHCDERQVGQYRHGRVFLAGDAAHVHSPVGGQGMNTGIQDAANLAWKLAAVLGGADDGLLDSYQDERHPIGRRVVLQSGVMTRAVTLYPRLARAMRNLLAPRLLRVPAVRDAMAGSFAGTGLRYGRRGPVGTRATQIPLAEGRLAELQRRPWFVVIRERGADPVAVSGVLQAERTDNGPAVLVRPDGYIAWTGSSAGEGWRDVLRKWLPTLAPADAR encoded by the coding sequence ATGACCCATCACGACGTCGATGTACTTGTCGTAGGAGCCGGCCCCGCCGGCTTGACCGCCGCCGGGGATCTGGCCCGGGCCGGGCGCTCGGTGACCGTCCTGGAGCGCTGGGCCACGGTCAACCCGTCGAGCCGGGCGTTCGCGGTAATGGCCCGCACGCTCGAACTACTCGATGCACGCGGATTGGCCGAAGGCGTGCTGGCTCACGGCCAGCGCGCGTCGCAGATACGGATCTTCGGTGACGCACGTCTTGATCTGACTCACCTGGACTCGCCCTACCGATTCGTTCTGATCACGCCGCAGACCAATGTGGACGCCGCGCTCGCCGGTTATGCGCAAGCCCAGAGCGCCGACATCCGGCGCGGTATCGAAGTGGTCGGCCTGATGCAGGATGAGGCCGGCGTGACGGTCACCGCGCGAACGCACGGCGACGCAGGACCGTTGATGCGGTTGCGGGCCAAGTACGTGATCGGAGCCGACGGCGCGCACAGCACGGTGCGCAGGCTGGTCGGGGCGGAGTTCCCCGGCACGACGCTGCTGTCGTCCGTGGTGCTGGCCGACGTGAAACTCACAGACGGGCCCGATGACGGGCTGAAGCTGGGCAACACCCGGGAGGTGTTCGGATTCCTCGCACCGTACGGCCGCGGTGACGCCGACGGGTCGTGGTATCGCGCGATGGTCTGGGACCGTGGCCATCAGGTGCCCGACAGCGAGCCCGTGGACGACGCCGAGGTGATCGACGTTCTGAACCGCGCGTTCAACGCGGATGTGGGCGTGCTCGAGATCAGCTGGAAGTCCCGATTCCATTGCGACGAAAGGCAAGTCGGACAGTATCGGCATGGCCGGGTGTTCCTGGCCGGCGACGCCGCGCACGTGCACTCCCCCGTGGGCGGGCAGGGAATGAACACCGGCATCCAAGACGCGGCCAACCTCGCGTGGAAGCTGGCCGCCGTGCTGGGCGGCGCCGACGACGGCCTGTTGGACAGCTATCAGGATGAGCGCCATCCGATCGGCCGCCGGGTGGTGTTGCAGTCCGGCGTGATGACGCGTGCAGTGACGTTGTATCCGCGGTTGGCGCGGGCGATGCGGAACCTGCTGGCACCCAGGCTGCTTCGGGTGCCGGCGGTGCGCGACGCCATGGCGGGCAGCTTCGCAGGGACGGGGCTTCGGTACGGCCGCCGGGGACCGGTGGGCACCCGGGCTACCCAGATACCGCTGGCCGAGGGCCGGCTGGCCGAGCTGCAGCGCAGACCGTGGTTCGTGGTGATCCGTGAGCGCGGCGCCGATCCGGTCGCGGTGTCCGGGGTGCTGCAGGCCGAGCGGACCGACAACGGTCCGGCGGTGTTGGTGCGGCCGGACGGCTACATCGCGTGGACGGGCTCGTCAGCCGGCGAGGGCTGGCGAGACGTTCTCAGGAAATGGCTGCCGACGCTGGCACCGGCAGATGCCCGCTGA
- a CDS encoding TetR family transcriptional regulator: MTVKARDGEVTRSRILAQARAQFGERGFERTTIRSVASAAGVDPALVMHYFGNKAQLFAAASRLAITFPDLTGVPPERVVDLLLPVFVDAWGPHGPFLPLLRSAATNRVAADALLGVFVDQVSPALAAVVPDRPAERAALVGSQVLGLAVGRYVLGLPPLVAMDDATLAEWLRPVVAHYLGDPAP; encoded by the coding sequence ATGACGGTGAAGGCGCGCGACGGCGAAGTGACCCGATCGCGAATCCTGGCCCAAGCCCGCGCCCAGTTCGGCGAACGGGGCTTCGAGCGCACGACCATCCGGTCCGTCGCCTCGGCGGCGGGAGTGGATCCGGCACTGGTCATGCACTACTTCGGGAACAAGGCCCAGCTCTTTGCCGCGGCGTCGCGACTCGCGATCACCTTTCCCGATCTCACCGGCGTCCCGCCGGAACGGGTCGTCGACCTCCTGTTGCCGGTGTTCGTCGATGCGTGGGGACCACACGGCCCGTTCCTGCCGCTGCTGCGCTCGGCGGCCACCAACCGGGTGGCCGCCGACGCGCTGCTCGGGGTTTTCGTGGACCAGGTGAGTCCCGCGCTGGCAGCCGTGGTGCCGGACCGGCCGGCGGAGCGCGCCGCGCTCGTCGGCTCGCAGGTGCTGGGTCTGGCGGTCGGGCGTTACGTACTGGGACTACCGCCGCTCGTGGCGATGGACGACGCGACGCTCGCCGAGTGGTTACGGCCGGTGGTGGCGCACTACCTCGGTGACCCGGCACCGTGA
- a CDS encoding three-helix bundle dimerization domain-containing protein codes for MLIEQVIDRLAATYCDVPRDDVAHAVANAHNHFQDSTIREFVPLLVERRARKELARSDSLLVWSS; via the coding sequence ATGTTGATCGAGCAGGTCATCGACCGCCTGGCTGCCACATATTGCGACGTTCCTCGTGACGATGTAGCGCATGCAGTTGCCAACGCCCACAATCACTTTCAGGACAGCACGATTCGGGAGTTCGTCCCGCTTCTGGTCGAGCGTCGCGCGCGAAAAGAACTCGCGCGCAGCGATTCGCTGCTCGTCTGGTCGTCGTGA
- a CDS encoding SDR family NAD(P)-dependent oxidoreductase gives MSILDSFRLDDKVVIVTGASSGLGVSFAQAFAEAGAHLVLGARRVEQMAGTAALVEEAGRKVYTRKTDVVDPDQCDQLVESAIKVFGRVDVLVNNAGVGTAVPATRETPEQFRKVVDVNLNGSYWMAQACGRVMQPGSSIINISSILGITTGGLPQAAYSASKAAVIGLTRDLAQQWGPRKGIRVNALAPGFFQSEMTDEYQPGYLETQLPRVMVGRMGDPVELAATAVWLASPAGGYVTGQTIIVDGGLTIT, from the coding sequence ATGAGCATTCTTGATTCGTTCCGGCTCGACGACAAGGTCGTCATCGTGACCGGCGCGTCGTCCGGTTTGGGCGTGTCGTTCGCGCAGGCCTTCGCCGAGGCGGGCGCCCACCTGGTGCTCGGGGCCCGACGAGTCGAACAGATGGCGGGCACCGCCGCCCTGGTCGAAGAGGCCGGCCGCAAGGTGTACACCCGCAAGACCGATGTCGTCGATCCCGATCAGTGCGATCAACTCGTCGAGTCGGCCATCAAGGTGTTCGGCCGAGTGGACGTGTTGGTCAACAATGCCGGCGTCGGAACCGCCGTGCCGGCGACCCGCGAAACGCCCGAACAGTTCCGCAAGGTCGTCGACGTCAACCTCAACGGCTCGTACTGGATGGCACAGGCATGCGGCCGGGTCATGCAACCCGGAAGCTCAATCATCAATATTTCCAGCATTCTTGGTATCACCACGGGTGGTCTGCCACAGGCCGCGTACAGCGCGTCGAAAGCGGCCGTAATCGGACTCACCCGGGATCTGGCCCAACAGTGGGGACCGCGCAAGGGAATTCGCGTCAATGCGCTGGCTCCGGGCTTTTTTCAGAGCGAGATGACCGACGAATATCAGCCCGGGTACCTCGAGACACAGCTACCGCGAGTCATGGTGGGCAGGATGGGCGATCCGGTCGAATTGGCCGCTACCGCAGTATGGCTCGCGTCGCCGGCCGGTGGTTATGTGACGGGCCAGACAATTATCGTCGATGGCGGCCTGACGATCACCTAG
- a CDS encoding acyl-CoA dehydrogenase family protein → MIDFEIPDDLAALRDEIRAFVVEKIVPYERDPRVTRHGPNEELRTELVGLARDAGLLTFQAPHRFGGREPSHREQAVLFEAAGWSTLGPVALNCAAPDEGNMYLLSKIATEEQADEFLVPVIDGRQRSVFAMTEPGGAGSDPNQLATEAVFDGTDYVINGRKWLITGANKARTWIIMARVAPNAHGPDGPTLFLCDGQTPGIELERVMDTMDRNYVEGHGVVLFNNLRLPAATVLGEVGQALRYAQLRLAPARLTHCMRWLGAASRAQSIAIEHARTRTGFGKPLGEHQGVSFMLADNEIALQQCRLAIWWACWTLDGGAKGRHESSMVKAYVSEELFKVADRCVQILGGMGISDETPVGAIFSDMRAFRLYDGPTEVHKYAIARQVLRNPS, encoded by the coding sequence ATGATCGATTTCGAGATTCCCGACGACCTGGCCGCGCTGCGCGACGAGATCCGCGCATTCGTCGTCGAGAAAATCGTTCCCTACGAACGAGATCCACGAGTCACCCGGCACGGGCCCAATGAGGAACTGCGCACCGAGTTGGTGGGGCTGGCCCGCGATGCCGGCCTGCTGACGTTCCAGGCTCCGCACCGCTTCGGCGGGCGTGAACCGTCGCATCGCGAGCAGGCGGTGCTGTTCGAGGCGGCCGGCTGGTCGACGCTGGGTCCGGTCGCGCTGAACTGCGCGGCACCTGACGAAGGCAACATGTATCTGCTGTCCAAGATCGCCACCGAGGAGCAGGCCGACGAGTTCCTGGTTCCGGTGATCGACGGCCGCCAGCGCTCGGTGTTCGCGATGACCGAACCAGGCGGCGCCGGGTCCGATCCGAATCAGCTTGCCACCGAAGCGGTTTTCGACGGCACGGACTACGTGATCAACGGGCGCAAGTGGCTGATCACCGGAGCCAACAAAGCGCGGACGTGGATCATCATGGCGCGAGTGGCGCCGAATGCGCACGGCCCCGACGGCCCGACCCTGTTCCTGTGCGACGGGCAGACGCCCGGTATCGAGCTCGAGCGCGTCATGGACACGATGGACCGCAATTATGTCGAGGGGCACGGCGTCGTGCTGTTCAACAACTTGCGACTGCCGGCCGCAACCGTGCTGGGCGAGGTGGGCCAGGCGCTGCGCTACGCCCAATTGCGGCTGGCGCCGGCGCGTTTGACGCACTGCATGCGTTGGCTGGGCGCGGCGTCGCGGGCACAATCGATCGCGATCGAACATGCCCGTACCCGAACAGGTTTCGGCAAGCCGCTCGGCGAGCATCAGGGCGTCAGCTTCATGCTGGCCGACAACGAGATCGCCCTGCAGCAGTGCCGACTGGCGATCTGGTGGGCCTGCTGGACGCTGGACGGCGGTGCCAAGGGTCGCCACGAGAGCTCGATGGTCAAGGCTTATGTGTCCGAGGAGCTGTTCAAGGTGGCCGACCGCTGCGTGCAGATCCTGGGCGGTATGGGCATCTCCGACGAAACCCCGGTCGGTGCAATCTTTTCCGACATGCGGGCGTTCCGGCTCTATGACGGCCCGACCGAAGTTCACAAATACGCGATCGCCCGCCAGGTGCTGAGGAACCCGTCATGA